One segment of Papaver somniferum cultivar HN1 unplaced genomic scaffold, ASM357369v1 unplaced-scaffold_81, whole genome shotgun sequence DNA contains the following:
- the LOC113345181 gene encoding bidirectional sugar transporter SWEET17-like, with product MAALTISFIVGVIGNIISILVFLSPITTFRGIVKKKATENFKGIPYICTLLSTSLWTYYGLLKPDGMLIITVNGAGAVLQVIYVTLFIIYAPKDSKIKHLKLAGILNVGFYGAVLLVTLLATHGSLRLTVVGFICAGLTLGMYGAPLGAMKNVVVTKSVEYMPFMLTFFLFLNGGIWSVYSVLVKDFFIGVPNVIGFVLGSVQLIMYIIYNNKSKEKKLSMEKLEEEGSAHLVQGTVEMGKYNEDMVMKKERSLNKGWSLPKPTVLRQLSLQKIVKSRSLNVDSLPLSTEDAEDVENQNQNIVTNIKHLPIAR from the exons ATGGCAGCTCTCACCATAAGCTTCATTGTAGGTGTAATTGGTAACATAATATCCATATTGGTTTTCCTGTCTCCAAT AACAACGTTTAGAGGTATAGTGAAGAAGAAAGCAACAGAGAATTTCAAAGGGATACCGTACATTTGCACGCTATTAAGTACATCATTATGGACTTACTATGGTCTTCTTAAACCTGATGGCATGCTTATTATCACTGTTAATGGTGCTGGTGCTGTTCTTCAAGTTATCTACGTTACTCTTTTCATCATCTACGCCCCGAAAGACTCTAAG ATTAAACATTTGAAATTAGCGGGGATTTTGAACGTTGGATTTTACGGGGCAGTATTACTGGTTACACTACTTGCTACACATGGAAGTCTACGGCTGACGGTTGTTGGATTCATTTGTGCGGGATTAACTTTAGGAATGTATGGTGCCCCATTAGGAGCCATG AAAAATGTGGTAGTGACGAAGAGCGTGGAGTACATGCCATTTATGTTGACGTTTTTCCTCTTTCTCAATGGCGGCATTTGGTCCGTTTATTCAGTACTCGTCAAGGACTTCTTCATTGGG GTGCCAAATGTGATTGGTTTTGTGTTAGGATCAGTTCAGTTAATCATGTACATTATATACAACAACAAATCAAAGGAAAAGAAATTATCAATGGAGAAACTCGAAGAAGAAGGATCAGCTCATTTGGTACAAGGAACCGTCGAAATGGGCAAGTACAACGAAGACATGGTGATGAAGAAAGAAAGAAGCCTAAACAAAGGATGGAGTCTACCTAAACCAACTGTACTAAGACAACTTAGTTTGCAGAAGATCGTTAAATCACGTTCTCTGAATGTTGATTCCCTGCCCCTTAGTACCGAGGATGCTGAGGATGTCGAGAATCAAAATCAGAACATTGTTACCAACATCAAACATCTACCTATAGCTAGGTAG